Proteins encoded by one window of Massilia sp. NR 4-1:
- a CDS encoding flippase, with product MKSSLFSFLWLASEKLVRIFTGVFVGLWIARYLGPAQYGVYMYALAWVGLFNGIAWFGVGENVIRNLVRNPGSDDEVLGAAFAIRLIGSLSAGVLAVAAMYMVGRRDSELLQLVILMSLAIPFAETPAGIFLFFQSKLAIALPVMLQNVVRVAAAGLRVALILAGCSLPWFGAAVLAEAVGIFLVLFGLYLVRGGRFSTWKFSWHGIRAMMIQGTPIAISALISSLAARVDQLMLGWFTDFVQVGMYGAALRFSEFWWTFAPILMNSLSPKYIFNIADPQQMRRNIMRIKAAMLAISLGPVFLILLVGDYAIPLLLGKQYAAALPVLYVHIFIAVFVFFDAPLAQYLLAGNRQSQLIWKSVFMLSVNALLNLVLVPLQGAVGAALATLCAYALTLLVFYRLVPAYRDLAQLQWGALAFIWRLLRGREHWRTG from the coding sequence TTGAAGTCGAGTCTTTTTAGTTTCCTCTGGCTGGCCAGCGAAAAGCTGGTGCGCATCTTCACCGGCGTGTTTGTCGGCTTGTGGATCGCGCGCTACCTGGGGCCGGCGCAGTATGGCGTGTATATGTATGCACTGGCCTGGGTTGGCTTATTCAATGGCATCGCCTGGTTTGGCGTGGGTGAGAACGTGATCCGCAATCTGGTCCGCAATCCAGGCAGCGACGACGAGGTACTGGGCGCTGCGTTCGCGATCCGGCTGATCGGTTCGTTGTCGGCCGGCGTGTTGGCCGTGGCCGCCATGTATATGGTCGGCCGGCGCGACAGCGAGCTGCTGCAGCTGGTCATCCTGATGAGCCTGGCCATTCCGTTTGCCGAAACGCCGGCCGGCATCTTTCTTTTCTTCCAGAGCAAGCTGGCCATCGCCTTGCCGGTGATGCTGCAAAACGTGGTGCGTGTGGCGGCGGCCGGATTGCGTGTGGCGCTGATCCTGGCCGGCTGCAGCCTGCCCTGGTTCGGCGCGGCGGTGCTGGCTGAAGCGGTGGGCATTTTCCTCGTCCTGTTTGGCTTGTATCTGGTGCGCGGCGGCCGCTTTTCGACCTGGAAATTCAGCTGGCACGGCATCCGCGCGATGATGATCCAGGGAACGCCGATCGCTATTTCGGCCCTGATTTCGAGCCTGGCGGCGCGGGTCGACCAGTTGATGCTGGGCTGGTTTACCGACTTTGTCCAGGTTGGCATGTATGGCGCGGCCCTGCGCTTTTCGGAGTTCTGGTGGACGTTTGCGCCGATCCTGATGAACTCCCTGTCGCCCAAATATATTTTCAATATCGCGGATCCGCAGCAGATGCGGCGCAATATCATGCGCATCAAGGCGGCCATGCTGGCCATTAGCCTGGGGCCGGTGTTTTTGATCCTGCTGGTGGGCGACTACGCGATTCCCCTGTTGCTCGGCAAGCAGTATGCGGCCGCCTTGCCGGTGCTGTACGTCCATATTTTCATTGCCGTGTTCGTGTTTTTCGACGCCCCCCTGGCCCAGTACCTGCTGGCTGGCAACCGGCAAAGCCAGCTCATCTGGAAGTCGGTGTTCATGCTCAGCGTGAATGCCTTGCTCAACCTGGTGCTGGTGCCCTTGCAGGGCGCCGTCGGCGCGGCGTTGGCGACACTGTGCGCCTATGCCCTGACCTTGCTGGTATTTTATCGCCTGGTTCCAGCCTATCGCGATTTGGCACAGCTCCAATGGGGGGCGCTGGCCTTCATCTGGCGTCTGCTGCGTGGGCGCGAGCATTGGCGAACTGGTTGA